In Nitrospira defluvii, the sequence TGTTGTTTCAGATCCGTTTGCTGGGCATGACCGGATTTCGACCGCAGACTGAGCAATGTGCCACCTGCGGGCAGGTCCGTCAGGGGCCGCTCCCGCAATTCTCCCCATTGGCTGGAGGGATGGTGTGCGAACGGTGTGCGAGTCGTCAGCCGTTTCGATGTACGGTCTTGTCCCGCGGGAGTGTCGCGTTTCTTCATCAGGCGTTACAGATTCAGCCTGCCTTGCTGAGCCGGTTGCACGCGGCCGGTCAGGTGCGGGCCGAGGTGGAGTCGGTGATCGAGAGTTATGTCACCGTGGTGGCGGGGCGGCGATTGCCGCCGGTCGATTTCCTCACCGGCGGAGGTTCCGCCTGAGCGAATCACACAACGATGGACACAAGGGGGTTCGTCAGGTCTCGGCATGAGGGGGCAGTGATCGGTATGAGTGCATTGGTTCTCGAACCCACGGACATGGAGTGGGTGGACAAGGGCGTGTTGAGTATCACGTGGAGTGACGGCCACAAAGCCCGTTATCCGGTCCGGTATCTTCGGCAGCATTGCCCTTGCGCCGCCTGTACCGACGAATGGACCGGAGAACTGCGACTAAAGCCGGATGATGTGCCGATGCTCATCATGCTGCAGGATATTCAGCCTGTCGGACGGTACGCGTTTCAGATTACGTGGAGTGATGGGCACGACACGGGGATCTATTCCTATGCATTTCTTCGCCGGTTATGCCAGTGCGATCTCTGTCAGCCCGTGAAGCCGGTGGAGCCGCGTTCCAGGCGATTGCTGTAATCGCCTCGGCAATGGTCGTCAGCAAGCGACAGGGGAGGCGCAGCAGATGAGCATCCGTCGACTGATCGGTGTGGGTGTGTGGATGTGGCTTGGCCTGGTCTCTGTGGCCTGTTCGAGCATGCCGCCTCTCGATCATCAAAAGCAGCTAGTCCGATCGGGCGACTTTC encodes:
- a CDS encoding gamma-butyrobetaine hydroxylase-like domain-containing protein, with the translated sequence MSALVLEPTDMEWVDKGVLSITWSDGHKARYPVRYLRQHCPCAACTDEWTGELRLKPDDVPMLIMLQDIQPVGRYAFQITWSDGHDTGIYSYAFLRRLCQCDLCQPVKPVEPRSRRLL